A part of Oncorhynchus masou masou isolate Uvic2021 chromosome 21, UVic_Omas_1.1, whole genome shotgun sequence genomic DNA contains:
- the LOC135508520 gene encoding transcription factor SPT20 homolog: protein MTRAEREREKRKELLEAEERRKKLEDFNKQWRVQSLLKKHTHQQLKEEREKMKEKYLEQINLEADEQIQKFSTQYITRCPTTQHSHDYNQGQELPGWATGQQVSQEPVASGDGQQEGPRRQQAWAENQEGSSENQQEGPENQQEAPDSQQREAPEEVETSEPTSKNKKKPSIWKKIRMGLPDVLSA, encoded by the exons ATGAcccgggcagagagagagagggagaagaggaaggagctgctggaggctgaggagagaaggaagaagtTGGAGGACTTCAATAAGCAGTGGAGAGTGCAGTCGCTGCTTAAAAAACACACTCATCAAcaactgaaggaggagagggagaagatgaAGGAAAAGTACCTGGAGCAGATTAATCTGGAGGCTGATGAGCAAATCCAGAAGTTCAGCACCCAGTACATCACCCGGTGTCCAACCACCCAACACAGCCACGACTACAACCAAGGTCAGGAATTGCCGGGGTGGGCGACAGGCCAACAAGTAAGCCAAGAGCCTGTTGCATCTGGAGATGGCCAGCAGGAGGGGCCAAGGAGGCAACAGGCATGGGCAGAGAACCAGGAGGGGAGTTCAGAGAACCAGCAGGAGGGGCCAGAGAACCAACAGGAGGCGCCAGACAGCCAGCAGCGAGAAGCTCCAGAAGAGGTTGAAACATCAGAGCCAACCTCCAAGAACAAGAAAAAGCCAAGCATCTGGAAGAAAATTAGGATGGG CCTTCCTGATGTGCTGTCTGCCTAG